The following are encoded together in the Lathyrus oleraceus cultivar Zhongwan6 chromosome 3, CAAS_Psat_ZW6_1.0, whole genome shotgun sequence genome:
- the LOC127132693 gene encoding autophagy-related protein 18a isoform X2 has protein sequence MATLPASPSPPWPNPNPNLNSIPNPNFHPDQSQTLDFDSLMSPQSHHASTDSPESPPATPPSLLQLSFNQDHACFAAATDNGFRIYNCDPFRELFRREFGGGGIGHVEMLFRCNILALVGGGSHSQYPPTKVMIWDDHQGTCIRELSFRSPVSGVRLRRDRIIVVVEQKIFVYNFADLKLLHQIETIANPKGLCEVSHLTDSLVLACPGLHKGQIRIEHFSQKRTKFISAHDSRIACFALTLDGQFIATASTKGTLIRIYDAELGTLLQEVRRGANAAEIYSLAFSSTAQWLAVSSDKGTVHVFGLKVNPNVPENENSHGSSSSDAAIASPSSSRSFIKFKGVLPKYFNSEWSVARFHLHEGTQYTVAFGVEKNTVIILGMDGSFYKCQFDPAQGGEMTQLEFHNILMSETAL, from the exons ATGGCCACTCTTCCTGCTTCTCCTTCTCCACCTTGGCCAAACCCTAACCCTAATCTCAATTCAATTCCGAACCCTAATTTCCATCCTGATCAATCTCAAACCCTTGACTTCGATTCCCTAATGTCTCCACAATCTCACCATGCTTCCACCGATTCACCGGAGTCTCCCCCCGCCACACCGCCGTCGCTTCTTCAACTCTCCTTTAACCAGGACCACGCCTGCTTCGCTGCCGCCACTGATAACGGCTTTCGCATATATAACTGCGACCCTTTCCGCGAACTTTTTCGCCGGGAATTCGGTGGCGGAGGAATCGGCCATGTGGAGATGCTTTTCCGATGTAACATATTAGCACTTGTCGGCGGTGGGTCTCACTCTCAGTACCCTCCCACCAAAGTCATGATCTGGGATGATCATCAAGGTACGTGCATCCGTGAACTCTCGTTCCGTTCTCCCGTTAGCGGTGTTCGGCTTCGGCGGGATCGAATAATCGTCGTGGTGGAGCAGAAGATATTCGTATATAATTTCGCTGACTTGAAGCTGTTGCATCAGATTGAAACCATTGCGAACCCTAAGGGGCTTTGTGAAGTTTCGCACTTGACAGATTCTCTTGTTCTCGCTTGCCCTGGTTTGCATAAAGGCCAAATTCGTATTGAGCACTTTTCCCAGAAGAGGACCAAGTTTATTTCTGCTCATGATTCGAGAATAGCTTGCTTCGCTCTCACGCTTGATGGGCAGTTTATCGCCACTGCCAGCACCAAGGGTACTCTGATTCGGATTTATGATGCTGAACTCGGCACACTACTTCAGGAG GTAAGAAGAGGTGCAAATGCTGCAGAGATATATAGTTTGGCGTTTTCTTCCACTGCTCAGTGGTTAGCAGTTTCCAGTGACAAGGGTACTGTCCATGTTTTTGGCCTTAAGGTTAATCCCAATGTCCCTGAGAATGAAAACTCCCATGGGTCGTCGAGTTCAGATGCCGCCATTGCCTCACCTAGCTCGTCTCGCTCCTTCATTAAATTTAAAG GAGTGTTGCCCAAGTATTTCAATTCAGAGTGGTCAGTTGCTCGGTTTCACTTACACGAGGGCACTCAGTACACTGTTGCATTTGGTGTCGAAAAGAATACAGTCATAATTCTTGGCATGGATGGAAG